In the Limanda limanda chromosome 1, fLimLim1.1, whole genome shotgun sequence genome, one interval contains:
- the upf2 gene encoding regulator of nonsense transcripts 2 isoform X2, which yields MPAERKRSVNMDEKEVCSFTNKDKEKDRDGERRPASARDKAKDEAKMSGKKDGSKEEKRKRLEEEKKKKEEKERRKKEEEKQKAEEEQKKKEEEEKRLQEEEERKVQEEEARRLREEEAALLKEKEEGHQLHQEAWERHHCRKELRSKNQNAQEGRPEEAFFSRLDSSLKKNTAFVKKLRTLTEQQRDSLSNDFGSLNLSKYIGEAVSSVVEAKLKISDVGCSVHLCSLFHLRYSEFAPLLLQAWKRHFEARKEEKAPNVSKLRTDLRFIAELTIVGLFTDKEGLSLIYEQLKSIIGTDRDSHTHVSVVISFCKHCGDDIAGLMSRKVKAAADKFVLSFPPSEIINTEKQQPFQNLLREYFTSLTKHLKKDHRELQNIERQNRRILHSKGELSEDRHKQYEEFATSYQKLLANTQSLADLLDENMPDLPQDKTVQEEHGPGIDIFTPGKPGEYDLEGGIWEDEDARNFYENMVDLKAFVPAILFKDNEKSNQAKEKEEAKDGKEGKDTATTTEELELEALEALEITDEPLELEGADEVENEELTKKLLDEQEQEDEEANTGSHLKLIVDAFIQQLPNCVNRDLIDKAAMDFCMNMNTKSNRRKLVRALFTVPRQRLDLLPFYSRLVATLHPCMSDVAEDLCSMLKGDFRFHIRKKDQINIETKNKTVRFIGELAKFLMFTKTDTLHCLKMLLSDFTHHHIEMACTLLETSGRFLFRSPDSHLRTSVLLEQMMRKKQAQHLDARYVTMVENAYYYCNPPPMEKTVKKKRPPLHEYIRKLLYKDLSKVTTEKVLRQMRKLPWQDPDVKRYLICCMVNIWNVKYNSIHCVANLLAGLVAYQEDVGIHVVDGVLEDIRLGMEVNQPKFNQRRISSAKFLGELYNYRMVESAVIFRTLFSFIFFGVNPDGSPSLLDPPEHLFRFRMCCTLLDTCGQYFDRGSSKRKLDCFLIYFQRYIWWKKSVDVWTRDHPFPIDIDYMISDTLELLRPKMRISCSLEEATKQVADLEREVLVKLGLDMEKDGRSSAMSEGEGLDEEDDDGDDDEEGGAETEEQSGNESEMNEHEEDDGSENELGEREEEEEENTDYLTDSTKENETDEENNEVTLRGGGLKHVACAEDEDFIQALDKMMLENLQQRSGEAVKVHQLDVAIPLQLKSQLKKGGSGPPCIAEGDEDISDTMQFVMLTRKGNKQQYKILNVPLSSHLAANHFNQQQAEQEERMRMKKLTLDINERQEQEDYQEMMQSLAQRPAQANTNRERRPRYQHPKGAPNADLIFKTGGRR from the exons ATGCCGGCTGAACGTAAGCGCTCAGTAAACATGGACGAAAAGGAAGTTTGCTCCTTCACTAACAAGGATaaagagaaggacagagatGGTGAGCGGCGACCGGCGTCTGCTCGAGACAAAGCAAAAGACGAGGCCAAAATGAGCGGTAAAAAAGACGGCAgcaaggaggagaagaggaagcggctggaagaggaaaaaaagaagaaagaggagaaggagcgaagaaagaaagaggaggaaaaacagaaagccgaggaggaacagaagaagaaggaggaggaagagaagagactgcaggaggaggaggaaaggaaagttCAAGAGGAGGAGGCCAGAAGACTACgtgaggaggaggctgctctCCTAAA ggaaaaggaggaggggcATCAGCTGCACCAGGAGGCCTGGGAGCGCCATCACTGCCGGAAGGAACTCCGCAGCAAGAACCAGAACGCCCAAGAGGGTCGGCCTGAAGAGGCCTTTTTCAGCCGCCTGGACTCCAGCCTCAAAAAGAACACGGCCTTCGTCAAGAAGCTGCGCACACTTACTGAACAGCAGCGGGATTCACTCTCCAATGACTTTGGATCCCTGAACCTCAGCAAGTACATCGGCGAGGCTGTGAGCTCTGTCGTGGAGGCCAAGCTGAAGATCTCTGATGTCGGCTGCTCTGTCCATCTGTGTTCCCTCTTCCACCTGCGCTACTCCGAGTTTGCTCCATTACTTTTGCAGGCGTGGAAGAGGCACTTTGAAgcaaggaaagaggaaaaggcGCCCAATGTGAGCAAGCTGCGCACAGATCTGCGCTTTATTGCAGAGCTCACAATCGTGGGCCTCTTCACGGACAAAGAGGGTCTCTCACTCATTTATGAACAGCTGAAGAGCATCATTGGGACCGACCGGGATTCGCACACTCACGTGTCGGTGGTCATCAGTTTCTGTAAGCACTGTGGGGATGACATCGCTGGTCTGATGTCCCGCAAGGTGAAAGCTGCTGCTGACAAGTTCGTCCTGTCCTTCCCCCCGAGTGAGATaatcaacacagagaaacagcagcCCTTCCAGAACCTTCTACGAGAATACTTTACCTCACTCACCAAACACCTGAAGAAGGACCACCGGGAGCTGCAGAACATTGAGAGGCAGAACAG GCGTATCCTACATTCCAAAGGGGAGCTGAGTGAAGACAGGCACAAGCAGTACGAAGAGTTTGCCACTTCCTACCAGAAGCTGCTGGCCAACACTCAGTCCCTGGCTGATCTGCTCGATGAGAACATGCCAGATCTGCCTCAGGACAAGACTGTGCAGGAGG AGCACGGTCCTGGCATTGATATCTTCACCCCTGGAAAGCCTGGAGAGTACGACCTGGAAGGAGGGATCTGGGAAGATGAAGATGCTCGTAACTTCTATGAGAACATGGTGGACCTGAAGGCCTTCGTCCCTGCCATCCTCTTCAAGGACAACGAGAAGAGCAACCAGGccaaagagaaggaggaggccaAAG ATGGGAAAGAAGGGAAGGACACGGCCACCACTACGGAGGAACTGGAGCTGGAGGCTCTGGAGGCTCTGGAAATCACGGACGAACCTCTGGAACTGGAGGGAGCAGACGAGGTGGAAAATGAGGAACTGACCAAAAAACTGCTGGATGAGCAag AGcaagaggatgaggaggccAACACAGGCTCCCACTTGAAGCTCATTGTGGACGCCTTCATCCAGCAGCTCCCCAACTGTGTGAACAGAGACCTCATAGATAAG GCTGCCATGGACTTCTGCATGAATATGAACACCAAATCGAACAGGAGGAAACTTGTCCGAGCCCTTTTCACTGTCCCCAGGCAGAG gTTGGATCTGCTCCCTTTCTACTCTCGGCTGGTGGCAACTCTTCACCCCTGCATGTCCGATGTGGCGGAGGACCTCTGCTCCATGTTGAAGGGAGACTTCAGGTTTCAC ATCCGGAAGAAGGACCAGATCAACAttgagacaaaaaataaaacagtcagATTCATCGGGGAACTGGCCAAATTTTTGATGTTCACAAAAACGGACACGCTTCATTGTCTCAAG ATGCTGCTGTCTGATTTCACCCATCACCACATCGAGATGGCCTGCACTCTGCTGGAGACCAGCGGCCGCTTCCTCTTCAGATCCCCTGACTCTCACCTGCGCACCAGTGTCCTGCTG GAGCAAATGATGCGCAAAAAGCAGGCTCAGCATCTGGATGCCCGCTACGTGACGATGGTGGAGAACGCCTACTACTACTGCAACCCCCCACCCATGGAGAAGacggtgaagaagaagaggccgCCGCTGCACGAGTACATCCGCAAGCTCCTCTACAAGGACCTGTCCAAGGTCACCACTGAGAAGGTGCTGAGGCAGATGCGCAAGCTGCCGTGGCAGGACCCAGATGTGAAGCGCTACCTGATCTGCTGCATGGTCAACATCTGGAACGTCAAGTACAACAGCATCCACTGTGTGGCCAACCTGCTGGCCGGCCTGGTGGCCTACCAGGAGGACGTGGGGATTCACGTGGTGGACGGAGTCCTGGAGGACATCCGGCTGGGCATGGAG GTCAACCAGCCCAAGTTCAACCAGCGGCGCATCAGCAGCGCCAAGTTCCTGGGCGAGCTCTATAACTACCGCATGGTGGAGTCGGCCGTCATTTTCCGcaccctcttctccttcatcttcttcgGGGTGAATCCGGACGGCAGCCCCAGCCTCCTGGATCCTCCCGAGCACCTGTTCCGCTTCCGTATGTGCTGCACCCTGCTCGACACGTGCGGCCAGTACTTCGACCGAGGCTCCAGCAAGAGGAAGCTGGACTGTTTCCTCATCTACTTCCAG CGATACATCTGGTGGAAGAAGAGCGTGGACGTCTGGACGCGTGATCACCCGTTCCCCATCGACATCGACTACATGATCAGCGACACCCTGGAGCTGCTCCGGCCCAAGATGAGGATCAGCTGCTCGCTGGAGGAGGCCACCAAGCAGGTCGCTGACCTGGAGAGGGAGGTGCTCGTGAAACTAG gTCTGGACATGGAGAAGGATGGTCGCTCCAGCGCCATGAGCGAAGGGGAGGGGCTGGACGAGGAAGACGATGACGGCGATGACGATGAAGAGGGAGGCGCAGAGACCGAGGAGCAGTCGGGCAACGAGAGTGAGATGAACGAGCATGAGGAGGAT GATGGATCCGAGAACGAActaggggagagggaggaagaggaggaagagaacacCGACTACCTAACTGACTCCACTAAAGAAAACGAGACTGATGAGGAGAACAAT GAGGTGACCCTCCGCGGCGGTGGACTGAAGCACGTGGCCTGTGCTGAGGACGAGGACTTCATTCAGGCTCTGGATAAGATGATGCTGGAGAACCTGCAG CAGCGGAGTGGCGAGGCGGTGAAGGTGCACCAGCTGGACGTGGCCATTcccctgcagctgaagagtcagCTTAAGAAGGGCGGCAGCGGACCCCCGTGCATCGCCGAGGGAGACGAGGACATCTCAGACACCATGCAGTTTGTGATGTTGACACGCAAGGGCAACAAGCAGCAG TATAAGATCCTGAACGTGCCGCTGTCATCCCACCTGGCGGCGAACCACTTCAACCAGCAGCAGGCGGAACAGGAGGAGCGCATGAGGATGAAGAAACTCACCCTGGACATCAACgagagacaggagcaggaggactaCCAGG AGATGATGCAGTCCCTGGCTCAGCGTCCGGCTCAGGCCAACACAAACCGGGAGCGCCGGCCTCGGTACCAGCACCCGAAAGGCGCTCCCAACGCCGACCTCATCTTCAAGACGGGAGGAAG ACGCTGA
- the upf2 gene encoding regulator of nonsense transcripts 2 isoform X1: protein MPAERKRSVNMDEKEVCSFTNKDKEKDRDGERRPASARDKAKDEAKMSGKKDGSKEEKRKRLEEEKKKKEEKERRKKEEEKQKAEEEQKKKEEEEKRLQEEEERKVQEEEARRLREEEAALLKEKEEGHQLHQEAWERHHCRKELRSKNQNAQEGRPEEAFFSRLDSSLKKNTAFVKKLRTLTEQQRDSLSNDFGSLNLSKYIGEAVSSVVEAKLKISDVGCSVHLCSLFHLRYSEFAPLLLQAWKRHFEARKEEKAPNVSKLRTDLRFIAELTIVGLFTDKEGLSLIYEQLKSIIGTDRDSHTHVSVVISFCKHCGDDIAGLMSRKVKAAADKFVLSFPPSEIINTEKQQPFQNLLREYFTSLTKHLKKDHRELQNIERQNRRILHSKGELSEDRHKQYEEFATSYQKLLANTQSLADLLDENMPDLPQDKTVQEEHGPGIDIFTPGKPGEYDLEGGIWEDEDARNFYENMVDLKAFVPAILFKDNEKSNQAKEKEEAKDGKEGKDTATTTEELELEALEALEITDEPLELEGADEVENEELTKKLLDEQEQEDEEANTGSHLKLIVDAFIQQLPNCVNRDLIDKAAMDFCMNMNTKSNRRKLVRALFTVPRQRLDLLPFYSRLVATLHPCMSDVAEDLCSMLKGDFRFHIRKKDQINIETKNKTVRFIGELAKFLMFTKTDTLHCLKMLLSDFTHHHIEMACTLLETSGRFLFRSPDSHLRTSVLLEQMMRKKQAQHLDARYVTMVENAYYYCNPPPMEKTVKKKRPPLHEYIRKLLYKDLSKVTTEKVLRQMRKLPWQDPDVKRYLICCMVNIWNVKYNSIHCVANLLAGLVAYQEDVGIHVVDGVLEDIRLGMEVNQPKFNQRRISSAKFLGELYNYRMVESAVIFRTLFSFIFFGVNPDGSPSLLDPPEHLFRFRMCCTLLDTCGQYFDRGSSKRKLDCFLIYFQRYIWWKKSVDVWTRDHPFPIDIDYMISDTLELLRPKMRISCSLEEATKQVADLEREVLVKLGLDMEKDGRSSAMSEGEGLDEEDDDGDDDEEGGAETEEQSGNESEMNEHEEDDGSENELGEREEEEEENTDYLTDSTKENETDEENNEVTLRGGGLKHVACAEDEDFIQALDKMMLENLQQRSGEAVKVHQLDVAIPLQLKSQLKKGGSGPPCIAEGDEDISDTMQFVMLTRKGNKQQYKILNVPLSSHLAANHFNQQQAEQEERMRMKKLTLDINERQEQEDYQEMMQSLAQRPAQANTNRERRPRYQHPKGAPNADLIFKTGGRRR, encoded by the exons ATGCCGGCTGAACGTAAGCGCTCAGTAAACATGGACGAAAAGGAAGTTTGCTCCTTCACTAACAAGGATaaagagaaggacagagatGGTGAGCGGCGACCGGCGTCTGCTCGAGACAAAGCAAAAGACGAGGCCAAAATGAGCGGTAAAAAAGACGGCAgcaaggaggagaagaggaagcggctggaagaggaaaaaaagaagaaagaggagaaggagcgaagaaagaaagaggaggaaaaacagaaagccgaggaggaacagaagaagaaggaggaggaagagaagagactgcaggaggaggaggaaaggaaagttCAAGAGGAGGAGGCCAGAAGACTACgtgaggaggaggctgctctCCTAAA ggaaaaggaggaggggcATCAGCTGCACCAGGAGGCCTGGGAGCGCCATCACTGCCGGAAGGAACTCCGCAGCAAGAACCAGAACGCCCAAGAGGGTCGGCCTGAAGAGGCCTTTTTCAGCCGCCTGGACTCCAGCCTCAAAAAGAACACGGCCTTCGTCAAGAAGCTGCGCACACTTACTGAACAGCAGCGGGATTCACTCTCCAATGACTTTGGATCCCTGAACCTCAGCAAGTACATCGGCGAGGCTGTGAGCTCTGTCGTGGAGGCCAAGCTGAAGATCTCTGATGTCGGCTGCTCTGTCCATCTGTGTTCCCTCTTCCACCTGCGCTACTCCGAGTTTGCTCCATTACTTTTGCAGGCGTGGAAGAGGCACTTTGAAgcaaggaaagaggaaaaggcGCCCAATGTGAGCAAGCTGCGCACAGATCTGCGCTTTATTGCAGAGCTCACAATCGTGGGCCTCTTCACGGACAAAGAGGGTCTCTCACTCATTTATGAACAGCTGAAGAGCATCATTGGGACCGACCGGGATTCGCACACTCACGTGTCGGTGGTCATCAGTTTCTGTAAGCACTGTGGGGATGACATCGCTGGTCTGATGTCCCGCAAGGTGAAAGCTGCTGCTGACAAGTTCGTCCTGTCCTTCCCCCCGAGTGAGATaatcaacacagagaaacagcagcCCTTCCAGAACCTTCTACGAGAATACTTTACCTCACTCACCAAACACCTGAAGAAGGACCACCGGGAGCTGCAGAACATTGAGAGGCAGAACAG GCGTATCCTACATTCCAAAGGGGAGCTGAGTGAAGACAGGCACAAGCAGTACGAAGAGTTTGCCACTTCCTACCAGAAGCTGCTGGCCAACACTCAGTCCCTGGCTGATCTGCTCGATGAGAACATGCCAGATCTGCCTCAGGACAAGACTGTGCAGGAGG AGCACGGTCCTGGCATTGATATCTTCACCCCTGGAAAGCCTGGAGAGTACGACCTGGAAGGAGGGATCTGGGAAGATGAAGATGCTCGTAACTTCTATGAGAACATGGTGGACCTGAAGGCCTTCGTCCCTGCCATCCTCTTCAAGGACAACGAGAAGAGCAACCAGGccaaagagaaggaggaggccaAAG ATGGGAAAGAAGGGAAGGACACGGCCACCACTACGGAGGAACTGGAGCTGGAGGCTCTGGAGGCTCTGGAAATCACGGACGAACCTCTGGAACTGGAGGGAGCAGACGAGGTGGAAAATGAGGAACTGACCAAAAAACTGCTGGATGAGCAag AGcaagaggatgaggaggccAACACAGGCTCCCACTTGAAGCTCATTGTGGACGCCTTCATCCAGCAGCTCCCCAACTGTGTGAACAGAGACCTCATAGATAAG GCTGCCATGGACTTCTGCATGAATATGAACACCAAATCGAACAGGAGGAAACTTGTCCGAGCCCTTTTCACTGTCCCCAGGCAGAG gTTGGATCTGCTCCCTTTCTACTCTCGGCTGGTGGCAACTCTTCACCCCTGCATGTCCGATGTGGCGGAGGACCTCTGCTCCATGTTGAAGGGAGACTTCAGGTTTCAC ATCCGGAAGAAGGACCAGATCAACAttgagacaaaaaataaaacagtcagATTCATCGGGGAACTGGCCAAATTTTTGATGTTCACAAAAACGGACACGCTTCATTGTCTCAAG ATGCTGCTGTCTGATTTCACCCATCACCACATCGAGATGGCCTGCACTCTGCTGGAGACCAGCGGCCGCTTCCTCTTCAGATCCCCTGACTCTCACCTGCGCACCAGTGTCCTGCTG GAGCAAATGATGCGCAAAAAGCAGGCTCAGCATCTGGATGCCCGCTACGTGACGATGGTGGAGAACGCCTACTACTACTGCAACCCCCCACCCATGGAGAAGacggtgaagaagaagaggccgCCGCTGCACGAGTACATCCGCAAGCTCCTCTACAAGGACCTGTCCAAGGTCACCACTGAGAAGGTGCTGAGGCAGATGCGCAAGCTGCCGTGGCAGGACCCAGATGTGAAGCGCTACCTGATCTGCTGCATGGTCAACATCTGGAACGTCAAGTACAACAGCATCCACTGTGTGGCCAACCTGCTGGCCGGCCTGGTGGCCTACCAGGAGGACGTGGGGATTCACGTGGTGGACGGAGTCCTGGAGGACATCCGGCTGGGCATGGAG GTCAACCAGCCCAAGTTCAACCAGCGGCGCATCAGCAGCGCCAAGTTCCTGGGCGAGCTCTATAACTACCGCATGGTGGAGTCGGCCGTCATTTTCCGcaccctcttctccttcatcttcttcgGGGTGAATCCGGACGGCAGCCCCAGCCTCCTGGATCCTCCCGAGCACCTGTTCCGCTTCCGTATGTGCTGCACCCTGCTCGACACGTGCGGCCAGTACTTCGACCGAGGCTCCAGCAAGAGGAAGCTGGACTGTTTCCTCATCTACTTCCAG CGATACATCTGGTGGAAGAAGAGCGTGGACGTCTGGACGCGTGATCACCCGTTCCCCATCGACATCGACTACATGATCAGCGACACCCTGGAGCTGCTCCGGCCCAAGATGAGGATCAGCTGCTCGCTGGAGGAGGCCACCAAGCAGGTCGCTGACCTGGAGAGGGAGGTGCTCGTGAAACTAG gTCTGGACATGGAGAAGGATGGTCGCTCCAGCGCCATGAGCGAAGGGGAGGGGCTGGACGAGGAAGACGATGACGGCGATGACGATGAAGAGGGAGGCGCAGAGACCGAGGAGCAGTCGGGCAACGAGAGTGAGATGAACGAGCATGAGGAGGAT GATGGATCCGAGAACGAActaggggagagggaggaagaggaggaagagaacacCGACTACCTAACTGACTCCACTAAAGAAAACGAGACTGATGAGGAGAACAAT GAGGTGACCCTCCGCGGCGGTGGACTGAAGCACGTGGCCTGTGCTGAGGACGAGGACTTCATTCAGGCTCTGGATAAGATGATGCTGGAGAACCTGCAG CAGCGGAGTGGCGAGGCGGTGAAGGTGCACCAGCTGGACGTGGCCATTcccctgcagctgaagagtcagCTTAAGAAGGGCGGCAGCGGACCCCCGTGCATCGCCGAGGGAGACGAGGACATCTCAGACACCATGCAGTTTGTGATGTTGACACGCAAGGGCAACAAGCAGCAG TATAAGATCCTGAACGTGCCGCTGTCATCCCACCTGGCGGCGAACCACTTCAACCAGCAGCAGGCGGAACAGGAGGAGCGCATGAGGATGAAGAAACTCACCCTGGACATCAACgagagacaggagcaggaggactaCCAGG AGATGATGCAGTCCCTGGCTCAGCGTCCGGCTCAGGCCAACACAAACCGGGAGCGCCGGCCTCGGTACCAGCACCCGAAAGGCGCTCCCAACGCCGACCTCATCTTCAAGACGGGAGGAAG GAGACGCTGA